From the Clostridiales bacterium FE2011 genome, one window contains:
- a CDS encoding class I SAM-dependent methyltransferase, with amino-acid sequence MEKYIEGNKAAWEEAFDNRDASWGADITERIQNEDYPFFNEETKSVLKQINTEDAVIGQFCCNNGRELLSLVKCGKAKEGIGFDIAENQVAFANEKAEELNLPCKFVAANIYDIDDRYKNTFDVVIITIGALCWFDDLNRFFAVIAKCMKPGAIILINEEHPFRNMLAAEGDEPYDPEHRAECHFSYFEHEWTGNGGMYYMTQKHYQSKTFTDYTHSLSEIISGMCGNGIVVTGLQEFDHDIGGGFVELDHQGFPLSMIIQGRKI; translated from the coding sequence ATAACAGGGACGCTTCCTGGGGCGCGGATATCACAGAACGCATACAGAATGAAGACTATCCCTTTTTCAATGAGGAAACAAAGAGCGTACTGAAACAGATCAACACGGAAGATGCGGTGATCGGCCAGTTCTGCTGCAACAACGGACGCGAGCTGCTGTCCCTGGTCAAATGCGGAAAAGCAAAAGAAGGCATCGGTTTTGACATTGCCGAAAACCAGGTGGCCTTTGCCAATGAAAAAGCGGAAGAGCTGAACCTCCCCTGCAAGTTTGTGGCGGCCAATATTTACGATATCGACGACCGGTATAAGAACACTTTTGACGTGGTGATTATCACCATCGGCGCCCTCTGCTGGTTTGACGATCTGAACCGTTTTTTTGCGGTGATCGCGAAATGCATGAAGCCGGGAGCTATCATCCTGATCAACGAGGAGCACCCCTTCCGGAATATGCTTGCTGCGGAAGGCGACGAACCGTATGATCCTGAGCACAGGGCGGAATGCCACTTCTCCTATTTCGAGCATGAATGGACCGGCAACGGCGGAATGTACTATATGACCCAGAAACACTACCAGTCAAAAACCTTTACCGACTACACCCATTCATTGTCGGAAATCATCTCCGGCATGTGCGGCAACGGGATCGTTGTGACCGGGCTGCAGGAGTTTGATCATGATATCGGCGGCGGATTTGTTGAGCTCGACCATCAGGGATTCCCGCTTTCCATGATCATTCAGGGCCGCAAAATCTGA
- a CDS encoding AAA family ATPase — protein MKVIILNGPMGVGKTTVGKYIADHHPGTAFIDGDWCLDIHPFVGNQETKAMAVDNILHMIGNYQKCSVCNMVVLVWLMDEPWVIQKITQGLSAMQAEVKNMTLVCSRESLIRRWKDDHNCEWRTDEWLNVSLKSLPGFASMDNTIDTSGLPVEQVAELVMQ, from the coding sequence ATGAAAGTCATTATTCTGAACGGCCCCATGGGCGTTGGAAAAACCACAGTCGGCAAGTATATCGCGGATCATCATCCGGGAACCGCCTTTATTGACGGAGACTGGTGCCTGGATATCCATCCTTTTGTCGGCAATCAGGAAACCAAGGCTATGGCTGTCGATAATATACTTCATATGATCGGCAACTATCAGAAGTGCTCTGTTTGCAATATGGTTGTGCTGGTATGGTTAATGGATGAACCTTGGGTGATTCAAAAAATCACCCAAGGTCTTTCTGCTATGCAGGCGGAAGTAAAGAACATGACACTCGTCTGCAGCCGGGAAAGCCTGATCAGGCGGTGGAAAGATGATCATAACTGTGAATGGCGGACGGATGAATGGCTGAATGTGAGCCTGAAGTCCCTGCCCGGTTTTGCATCCATGGACAACACCATCGACACCAGCGGCCTGCCTGTTGAACAGGTCGCGGAACTTGTCATGCAATAA
- a CDS encoding HIT family protein: MCGVCERIQMTRDGTNPYFVKELETGYVVIGDFQHFKGYTLFIYKEHVVELFDLEPAVRAKHLEEMTLVAQAVSNAFGADKMNYECLGNGKGGAHIHWHLFPRKAGDLGEYGNKGKGPTWWYPREKMYADDERPSSEELEEMKQLLLKELDKLL; this comes from the coding sequence ATGTGCGGTGTATGTGAACGGATTCAGATGACCAGGGACGGTACCAATCCTTATTTTGTAAAAGAACTGGAAACCGGTTACGTGGTAATTGGAGATTTTCAGCATTTTAAAGGATATACGTTGTTCATCTATAAAGAACATGTTGTTGAACTGTTCGATCTCGAACCGGCAGTCAGGGCAAAGCATTTGGAGGAAATGACTCTCGTCGCCCAGGCTGTCAGCAACGCCTTCGGCGCCGACAAAATGAATTATGAATGCCTTGGCAACGGTAAAGGAGGGGCTCATATCCACTGGCACCTGTTCCCCCGCAAAGCCGGAGACCTCGGCGAATACGGCAACAAGGGAAAAGGCCCGACCTGGTGGTATCCGAGGGAAAAAATGTATGCGGATGACGAAAGGCCCAGCAGTGAAGAGCTGGAAGAAATGAAGCAGCTGCTGCTCAAAGAACTGGATAAGCTGCTGTGA
- a CDS encoding GNAT family N-acetyltransferase, with protein sequence MKTIVIKPLTSELTADYLDFFDNRAFTDDNPNGPCYCTSPNQDEESISRMVSEFKTYGVKETLRKYAVEMLNRNQIQGYLAYDGDLSVGWCNAADIESYAGFVPDFARKNTCGKTISIVCFEIAPEYRGKGIALAFIDRVCSDAKTKGYAAVEGYAQLSDERNDFDYQGPVRLYQKAGFVEVARENGQVVMRKTL encoded by the coding sequence ATGAAAACAATCGTGATAAAACCACTGACATCTGAACTGACTGCTGACTATCTGGATTTTTTCGACAACCGTGCATTTACAGATGATAATCCAAACGGTCCGTGCTATTGCACCTCTCCCAATCAGGACGAGGAAAGCATCAGCCGGATGGTCAGTGAGTTTAAAACATATGGCGTCAAAGAAACGCTGCGCAAATATGCCGTGGAGATGCTGAACCGGAATCAGATTCAGGGATACCTGGCTTATGACGGAGATCTGTCTGTCGGCTGGTGTAATGCGGCGGATATCGAAAGTTACGCCGGATTCGTTCCAGACTTTGCGAGAAAAAACACCTGCGGAAAAACAATCTCCATTGTCTGTTTCGAAATCGCACCCGAATACCGGGGAAAGGGCATAGCGTTAGCATTTATTGACAGGGTTTGCAGCGATGCAAAAACAAAGGGATACGCGGCTGTTGAAGGTTATGCTCAGCTTTCTGATGAACGGAATGACTTTGATTATCAGGGACCCGTCCGGCTATATCAGAAAGCAGGATTCGTTGAAGTCGCGAGAGAAAATGGCCAGGTTGTCATGCGGAAAACGCTGTGA
- a CDS encoding NAD(P)-binding domain-containing protein: MNIGIIGTGHLGKALIAGLVRSGVKQNRIILNARTAETMNVIKRIYPCINVTSSKQDLVTESDVIVIVVRSQNALEVFAEIREMNISDKTIVSFMAGVSINDMREMLQDTSKEYRLIRMMPNLGISLCKGVISVCCENDSAETEEALNLFQPLGYLIVLPEQKLESITICAASGLAFAAYLMKEYKNSCDRLINDAAVSEEITTRIFENVIEIIRNEDKTFESLIEQISTKGGTTEAGISKLQNSNLSEIINQCIDAAYDRVSGLKTD, from the coding sequence ATGAACATTGGTATTATTGGTACTGGGCACCTGGGAAAAGCGCTCATCGCTGGTCTTGTAAGAAGCGGAGTAAAACAAAACAGAATCATATTGAATGCCAGAACCGCAGAAACAATGAATGTGATCAAGCGCATTTATCCATGTATCAATGTGACTTCGAGTAAGCAGGATCTGGTTACTGAATCAGATGTTATTGTCATTGTTGTCAGATCGCAGAACGCACTGGAAGTATTTGCCGAGATCAGAGAAATGAACATCTCGGATAAAACGATTGTCAGCTTTATGGCTGGCGTCAGCATAAACGATATGAGGGAAATGCTCCAGGATACAAGTAAGGAATATCGTCTGATAAGAATGATGCCTAACTTGGGAATATCACTCTGTAAAGGCGTTATCAGCGTTTGTTGCGAAAATGATTCAGCAGAAACAGAAGAAGCATTGAATCTTTTCCAGCCATTGGGATACCTGATCGTTCTGCCGGAGCAAAAGCTGGAGAGTATTACAATTTGCGCGGCCAGCGGCCTGGCTTTTGCGGCTTATCTGATGAAAGAATATAAGAATTCCTGTGACAGACTAATCAATGATGCTGCTGTCAGTGAAGAAATCACGACCCGTATTTTTGAAAATGTGATTGAAATCATCAGGAACGAAGATAAAACATTTGAAAGCCTTATTGAACAAATCAGCACCAAAGGCGGCACAACAGAAGCAGGAATCAGCAAACTTCAGAACAGCAATCTGAGTGAAATCATCAATCAATGTATTGATGCAGCTTATGATCGTGTAAGCGGATTAAAGACAGACTGA
- a CDS encoding sugar phosphate isomerase/epimerase, with the protein MIGIYDCFGYGAGYDVPFSERYKLIKAAGFDCVMLWWSDQFGRGDGYEKDADLARDAGLLIENMHAPVHEQNDLSSDNLQGEHLFSDYLKCVDDCHKHHIPTVVIHLPDDTYPINRLGNDRLDRIIDHAGELDIQIAFENLRNVHNLVAVLNRVKFPHIGYCYDSCHHINYAAGIDLLALYGDRLKALHLQDNGGSHNQHRLPFDGNVYWLSVTEKLRKTGYTGAITLEPMNWDYTHLGIWDFLQLACERAKWLEQLLL; encoded by the coding sequence ATGATAGGCATTTATGATTGTTTCGGTTATGGAGCCGGGTATGATGTGCCCTTCAGTGAAAGATATAAACTGATCAAAGCCGCCGGGTTCGACTGTGTAATGCTGTGGTGGAGCGATCAGTTCGGACGCGGTGATGGGTATGAGAAAGACGCAGATCTGGCACGTGATGCCGGTCTGCTCATTGAAAACATGCATGCGCCTGTTCATGAACAGAACGATCTGTCATCAGACAATCTGCAGGGAGAACATCTGTTCAGCGATTATCTGAAATGTGTCGATGACTGCCATAAGCATCATATTCCGACAGTGGTGATCCACCTGCCTGATGACACATACCCGATCAACAGGCTCGGCAACGACAGACTGGACAGGATCATCGACCATGCCGGAGAATTGGACATTCAGATTGCGTTTGAAAATCTTCGCAATGTCCATAACCTGGTCGCCGTGCTTAACCGCGTAAAGTTTCCGCATATTGGTTACTGCTATGACAGTTGTCACCATATCAACTATGCTGCCGGTATAGACTTGCTGGCATTATATGGCGACCGGCTCAAGGCACTGCATCTTCAGGATAATGGAGGATCCCATAACCAGCATCGGTTACCTTTTGACGGTAACGTATACTGGCTTTCAGTTACGGAAAAGCTGAGGAAAACAGGATACACCGGTGCGATAACCCTGGAGCCGATGAACTGGGACTATACGCATCTGGGGATTTGGGATTTCCTGCAACTGGCCTGCGAAAGAGCCAAATGGCTGGAACAGCTTCTGTTGTGA